AGGCCGAGCCAGACCGGCTCTCCAATCTGGCGATCGAGGAAGCGGGTATCCGCTTCGATTTCTCCAAGACCCATTTGACCGCGCCGCTGGTCGCCGCCTTCACGGCGCTGGCCGAAGAGCGCGATCTCACCGGCGCACGCGAGGCTTTGTTCGCAGGCAAGCCGATCAACGTCACCGAAGGACGCGCGGTCGAACATATCGCCGAGCGCGGGCAGGGGGCGCCCGACAGCGTCCAGCGCGCCGCCCATCACCGCACCCGCATGCGGGCCGTGATCGACGCGATCGAGGCCGAGGCGTTCGGCCCCGTCCGCCACATCCTCCACATCGGCATCGGCGGCTCCGCGCTCGGGCCCGACTTCCTGGTCGACGCGCTCGGCCGCGATTCCGACCGCTACGAGGTCGCGATCGTGTCCAATGTCGACGGCGCCGCGCTCGAGGAGGTGTTCCGCCGCTTCGATCCGACCGCCACCTTGCTGGTGATCGCATCGAAGACCTTCACCACCACCGAGACGATGCTGAACGCGCAATCGGCTTTGACCTGGCTGGAGGAGGGCGGCGTGGTCGATCCCTATGGCCGCGTCATCGCGCTTACCGCCTCGCCGGAGCGCGCGGTCGAGTTCGGTATCGACGAGACCCGCATCCTGCCGTTCGCCGACACGGTGGGCGGGCGCTACTCGCTCTGGTCGTCGATCGGCTTCCCCGCGGCGCTTGCGCTCGGCTGGGACGCTTTCGAGGAACTGCTCGAGGGGGCGGCGGCGATGGACCGCCACTTCCGGTTGCAGCCGCCGGAGCGCAACGCGCCGGTGCTGGCCGCCTTCGTCGACCGCTATTACGCCAACGTCCGCGGCGCGCAGACCCGTGCCGTCTTCGCCTATGACGAGCGGCTGCGGCTGCTGCCTTCCTACCTGCAGCAGCTCGAGATGGAATCGAACGGCAAGAGCGTCACCGTCGACGGCCAGCCGGTCGGCCGCGCCACCTCGCAGATCACCTGGGGTGGCGTCGGCACGGACGCCCAGCATGCGGTGTTCCAATTGCTCCACCAGGGCACGCATCTCGTCCCGGTCGAGTTCGTCGCGGCGATCGAGCCGGAGCACGGCCTCGATTTCGCCCACCACCGCCAGCTCCTCGTCAACTGCTTCGCCCAGGGCGCGGCGCTGATGGGGGGCAAGGCGTCCGACGACCCGGCTCGCTCCTATCCCGGCGACCGACCCTCGACGACCCTGCTGCTCGACCGCGTCGACCCGTATACTTTGGGCGCGCTGATCGCCTTTTACGAGCACCGCACCTTCGTGAACGGCGTGCTACTTGGCATCAATCCGTTCGACCAGTTCGGGGTCGAGCTCGGCAAGGAAATCGCCAAGGCGATCGACGGTGGCGGCCTGGAGTTCGACCCGTCCACCGAGGCCCTGATCGAGCGCGCCTTCGGCACGGCGCTATGAGCCGGTTACGCGCGACCGCCGCGTCCATCACGGTCCACCGCGACCGCCTCCCCATCCCTTTTCCGCAGCAGAGGCTGCGGCTGGAGCGCCCATAATGCCCAAGAGTTTCGACTATGATCTGTTCGTGATCGGCGCCGGATCCGGCGGCGTGCGCGCATCGCGCGTGGCCGCGGCCCATGGCGCGAAGGTGGCGGTGGCCGAGGAGTTTCGCGTCGGCGGAACCTGCGTGATCCGCGGCTGCGTGCCCAAGAAACTGCTCGTCTACGGCGCGCATTTTGCGGAGGATCTGCAGGACGCCCGCCGCTTCGGCTGGGACGTCGGTGAGCCGAGCTTCGACTGGCCAACTTTGCGCGACAACGTCCTCGGCGAGGTCGACCGGCTGGAAGGGCTCTACAAGCAGACGCTCGGCAGCCACGACGTCGAGATCATCCCGCAGCGCGCCACCGTCGCCGGCCCGAACGAGGTGCTGCTCGCCGACGGCCGGACCGTGACCGCCAAAACTATCCTGATCGCGGTCGGCGCCTGGCCGCTCGTCCCGGATTTCGCGGGCAGCGAACACGGCATCACCTCGAACGAGGTCTTCCATCTGGAGAAGATGCCGGGCCGCGTGGTGATCGCCGGCGGCGGCTATATCGCCAACGAATTCGCCGGCATCTTCCACCAGTTCAGCTGCGACGTGACCCTCGTCAATCGCGGCGAGACGATCCTGCGCGGCTATGACGAGCAGGTGCGCGACCGCCTGCTGCAGATCTCGCTCACCAAGGGCATCGCCTTCCGCTTCAACGCGCCGTTCGAGAAGGTCGAGAAGAACGAGGACGGATCGCTGCGCGTTCATCTGGGCGGGGGCGACCCGATCGATACGGACGTGCTGCTGTTCGCGACCGGGCGCAAGCCGAAGACCGCTGGCCTGGGGCTGGAAGATGCCGGTGTCGAGCTCGACGAGAACGGCGCCGTCGTGGTCGATCCCGACAATCGCTCGACCTGCCCTTCGATCTTCGCGGTCGGCGACGTTACCAATCGCGTCCAGCTCACGCCGGTCGC
This portion of the Sphingomonas sp. LY54 genome encodes:
- the pgi gene encoding glucose-6-phosphate isomerase — encoded protein: MGDAWAAVEAAETRPLQALFKAEPDRLSNLAIEEAGIRFDFSKTHLTAPLVAAFTALAEERDLTGAREALFAGKPINVTEGRAVEHIAERGQGAPDSVQRAAHHRTRMRAVIDAIEAEAFGPVRHILHIGIGGSALGPDFLVDALGRDSDRYEVAIVSNVDGAALEEVFRRFDPTATLLVIASKTFTTTETMLNAQSALTWLEEGGVVDPYGRVIALTASPERAVEFGIDETRILPFADTVGGRYSLWSSIGFPAALALGWDAFEELLEGAAAMDRHFRLQPPERNAPVLAAFVDRYYANVRGAQTRAVFAYDERLRLLPSYLQQLEMESNGKSVTVDGQPVGRATSQITWGGVGTDAQHAVFQLLHQGTHLVPVEFVAAIEPEHGLDFAHHRQLLVNCFAQGAALMGGKASDDPARSYPGDRPSTTLLLDRVDPYTLGALIAFYEHRTFVNGVLLGINPFDQFGVELGKEIAKAIDGGGLEFDPSTEALIERAFGTAL
- the gorA gene encoding glutathione-disulfide reductase, with product MPKSFDYDLFVIGAGSGGVRASRVAAAHGAKVAVAEEFRVGGTCVIRGCVPKKLLVYGAHFAEDLQDARRFGWDVGEPSFDWPTLRDNVLGEVDRLEGLYKQTLGSHDVEIIPQRATVAGPNEVLLADGRTVTAKTILIAVGAWPLVPDFAGSEHGITSNEVFHLEKMPGRVVIAGGGYIANEFAGIFHQFSCDVTLVNRGETILRGYDEQVRDRLLQISLTKGIAFRFNAPFEKVEKNEDGSLRVHLGGGDPIDTDVLLFATGRKPKTAGLGLEDAGVELDENGAVVVDPDNRSTCPSIFAVGDVTNRVQLTPVAIREGQAFADSVFGDKPTRVDYGCIPSAVFSHPPIAAVGMTEGQARNTLGAVRTYVSDFRPMKNVLAGRTERSLYKLVVDDNNDQVVGIHMIGPDAPEILQAAAIAVKAKLKKEDFDAVVALHPTMAEELVLMK